The following are encoded in a window of Gopherus flavomarginatus isolate rGopFla2 chromosome 10, rGopFla2.mat.asm, whole genome shotgun sequence genomic DNA:
- the PLCL1 gene encoding inactive phospholipase C-like protein 1 isoform X2 translates to MCICEKQDPSNQKCGRKKTVSFSSMPSEKKISSASDCISFMQAGCELKKVRPNSRIYNRFFTLDTDLQALRWEPSKKDLDKAKLDISAVKEIRLGKNTETFRNNGLADQISEDCAFSVIHGENYESLDLVANSADVANIWVSGLRYLVSRSKQPLDLMENSQNTPRFVWLKTVFEAADVDGNGIMLEDTSVELIKQLNPTLKESKIRLKFKEIQKSKEKLTTRVTKEEFCEAFSELCTRPEVYFLLVQISKNKEYLDANDLMLFLEAEQGVAHITEEMCLDIIRRYELSQEGRLKGFLAIDGFTQYLVSPECDIFDPEHRKVVQDMTQPLSHYYINASHNTYLIEDQFRGPADINGYVRALKMNCRSIELDVCDGPDNEPIICNRNSMTSPLAFRNVIEVINKLAFITSEYPLILCLGNYCSIQQQKVMVQHMKMIFGNKLYTEAPLPSEAYLPSPEKLKMKIIVKGKKLSSDQDLLEGEVTDEDEEAEISRRVSEDYVNEPRLIWLCRELSDLVSICKSVQYKDFVVSMKSQNYWEICSFSEAEASRIANEYPEDFVNYNKKFLSRIYPSAMRIDSSNLNPQDFWNCGCQIVAMNYQTPGPMMDLHTGWFLQNGGCGYVLRPSVMRDAVSYFSANTKGIVPGVSPQVLHVKIISGQNFPKPKGACAKGDVIDPYVCIEIHGIPADCAEQRTKTVQQNSDNPIFDESFEFQINLPELAMIRFVVLDDDYIGDEFIGQYTIPLECLQPGYRHIPLHSFVGDIMEHVTLFVHIAITNRSGGGKAQKRSLSVRIGKKGSEYTMLRNTSLKIIDDIFKLAVHPLREATDMRENMQNAIVSVKELCGLPPIASLKQCILTLSSRLINSDNTPSATVYMKDTFPYLEPLGTMPDVQKKLMSAYDLMIQESRFLIETADTIHDKIVQCQKAGMEFHEELHNLGAKEGLKGRKLSKAIESFAWNITVLKGQGDLLKNAKNEAIENMKQIQLACLSCGLSKTGSGNMDAKSKRCLEAIEEKDTGDENGRL, encoded by the exons GATCCTTCCAACCAAAAATGTGGAAGGAAGAAAACTGTGTCCTTCAGCAGCATGCCATCCGAGAAGAAAATAAGCAGTGCTAGTGACTGTATCAGCTTTATGCAGGCTGGGTGTGAACTGAAGAAAGTCCGTCCAAATTCCCGCATTTATAATCGTTTTTTTACTCTAGACACTGACTTGCAAGCTCTTCGCTGGGAACCTTCCAAGAAAGACCTGGACAAGGCTAAGCTTGATATTTCTGCTGTAAAAGAGATAAGACTAGGGAAGAACACTGAAACATTCCGGAACAATGGACTTGCAGACCAGATTAGTGAAGACTGTGCGTTCTCTGTAATTCATGGGGAGAACTACGAGTCTCTTGACCTGGTTGCCAATTCAGCTGATGTGGCCAACATTTGGGTGTCAGGTTTACGTTACCTGGTTTCTCGTAGTAAACAACCTCTGGATTTGATGGAAAACAGCCAGAATACCCCACGGTTTGTGTGGCTAAAAACTGTATTTGAAGCTGCAGATGTTGATGGTAATGGCATAATGTTAGAAGATACATCTGTAGAGTTAATCAAACAGCTTAATCCTACCCTAAAGGAATCAAAAATTAGGTTAAAATTTAAGGAAATccagaaaagcaaagaaaaactaACAACTCGAGTAACTAAAGAGGAATTTTGTGAAGCATTCAGCGAACTTTGCACAAGACCTGAAGTTTATTTCTTACTAGTGCAGATATCTAAAAACAAAGAATATTTGGATGCTAATGACCTCATGCTTTTTTTAGAAGCTGAGCAAGGAGTTGCTCATATAACTGAAGAAATGTGTCTAGACATTATCCGCAGGTATGAACTTTCTCAAGAAGGACGGTTAAAGGGATTTCTTGCAATTGATGGATTTACTCAGTATTTGGTGTCCCCAGAATGTGATATTTTTGACCCTGAGCACAGAAAAGTTGTCCAGGATATGACTCAGCCTTTATCACATTACTATATCAATGCATCTCACAATACCTATCTAATAGAAGACCAGTTTAGAGGGCCAGCTGATATCAATGGCTATGTCAGGGCTTTAAAAATGAATTGTAGGAGTATTGAACTTGATGTTTGTGATGGTCCCGATAACGAGCCCATCATTTGTAACCGTAATAGCATGACATCACCACTTGCCTTTCGAAATGTTATTGAGGTAATAAACAAATTAGCCTTCATTACTTCAGAGTATCCTCTCATTCTCTGCTTGGGTAACTACTGCTCAATACAACAACAGAAAGTAATGGTTCAACACATGAAGATGATTTTTGGAAACAAACTCTACACAGAAGCACCTTTACCATCAGAAGCCTACCTTCCATCACCTGAGAAATTGAAAATGAAGATCATTGTGAAAGGGAAGAAGCTTTCCTCTGACCAGGATTTATTAGAAGGAGAAGTCACTGATGAAGATGAAGAGGCTGAAATATCTCGAAGAGTGTCTGAAGATTATGTGAATGAACCAAGGCTGATCTGGCTGTGCAGAGAGTTGTCCGATTTAGTATCGATATGCAAGTCTGTCCAGTACAAAGATTTTGTGGTATCTATGAAAAGTCAGAATTATTGGGAAATCTGCTCTTTCAGTGAGGCAGAGGCCAGTAGAATTGCAAACGAGTATCCAGAGGATTTTGTCAATTACAACAAGAAATTTTTGTCTAGGATATACCCAAGTGCTATGAGGATAGACTCTAGTAACTTAAATCCCCAAGATTTTTGGAATTGTGGTTGTCAGATAGTGGCAATGAACTATCAGACTCCAGGACCAATGATGGATCTACATACTGGCTGGTTTTTACAGAATGGGGGATGTGGCTATGTCCTTAGACCTTCTGTTATGCGTGATGCAGTATCTTACTTTAGTGCAAATACAAAGGGCATTGTTCCAGGGGTCTCTCCTCAAGTTCTACATGTCAAAATTATCAGTGGTCAGAACTTTCCAAAGCCCAAGGGAGCTTGTGCAAAAGGGGATGTCATAGACCCATATGTTTGCATAGAAATTCATGGAATTCCTGCAGACTGTGCAGAACAAAGAACTAAAACTGTTCAGCAAAACAGTGACAATCCTATTTTTGATGAAAGCTTTGAGTTCCAGATAAATCTACCAGAACTTGCCATGATCCGTTTTGTTGTTTTGGATGATGACTATATTGGTGATGAGTTTATAGGCCAGTATACCATACCACTTGAATGTTTACAGCCTGGATATCGGCATATACCCTTGCACTCCTTTGTTGGAGATATCATGGAGCATGTTACACTTTTTGTTCACATTGCAATAACTAATCGAAGTGGAGGAGGAAAAGCACAAAAGCGCAGTCTGTCGGTGAGAATAGGAAAGAAAGGAAGCGAGTATACCATGCTGAGGAATACAAGCCTTAAGATTATAGATGATATCTTTAAACTAGCCGTGCATCCATTACGAGAGGCCACTGACATGAGGGAAAACATGCAG aatgcAATTGTGTCCGTTAAAGAGCTTTGTGGACTCCCTCCAATTGCCAGTCTGAAGCAGTGCATCTTGACTTTATCCTCACGGCTCATAAACAGCGACAATACTCCCTCTGCCACTGTCTATATGAAAGATACATTCCCTTACCTGGAGCCTCTGGGGACCATGCCTGATGTGCAGAAAAAGCTTATGTCTGCATACGATCTG ATGATTCAAGAGAGCAGGTTTCTTATTGAAACAGCAGACACCATTCATGACAAGATTGTTCAGTGTCAGAAAGCAG GCATGGAATTCCACGAAGAGCTTCATAATCTTGgggcaaaggaaggtttgaagGGAAGAAAACTAAGCAAAGCCATTGAAAGTTTTGCATGGAATATCACTGTGCTGAAG